Proteins from one Myxococcus stipitatus genomic window:
- a CDS encoding phage tail sheath family protein, producing the protein MPIRPARKTPGVYVTELDAFPPSIVGIQTAVPAFIGYTQTATLSGKPILNKPVRISSLADYEQIFGGAPDPKFILTEVTDTNKQQSGDYDFKIFDTAAAVWKYYDLVPATGTKFVLYNSLRLFYANGGGTAYIVSVGDYSGSLDAAKLEEGLTIISEQVGPTMLVVPDAVNLPTSSDYGKIATAMLNQCGTLKDRVAVLDVYGGGTVTQATLETVETDFRTLVGSKNLNYGMAYLPFLHTTVQEVSDFDYTNIETTQQLQDILKLESANLYATNTARKSAVDADIMKIGTLTDPAEIQALNQNLTAALPLLTDMLRIISRKDDVLPASGAMAGVYTWNDSNRGVWNAPANVSLASVTSTTLKLNNTQQENLNVPVDGKAINALREFVGRGTVVWGARTLDGNSNDWRYIQVRRTLVYVEQSIKSALDRFVFAANDGNTWASVVSMVSSFLQGLWSQGGLLGATASDAFSVECGLGSTMTAQDVLEGYMVVQVTLQMIRPAEFIELTFKQKMEGASA; encoded by the coding sequence ATGCCCATCAGACCCGCTCGAAAGACCCCTGGCGTCTATGTCACGGAGTTGGACGCCTTCCCGCCCTCCATCGTCGGTATCCAGACCGCCGTTCCCGCCTTCATCGGCTACACCCAGACGGCCACGCTCAGCGGCAAGCCCATCCTCAACAAGCCGGTGCGCATCAGCTCGCTGGCGGACTACGAGCAGATCTTCGGCGGCGCGCCGGACCCCAAGTTCATCCTCACGGAGGTCACCGACACCAACAAGCAGCAGTCCGGCGACTACGACTTCAAGATCTTCGACACCGCCGCCGCCGTCTGGAAGTACTACGACCTGGTGCCCGCGACGGGCACGAAGTTCGTCCTCTACAACAGCCTGCGGCTGTTCTACGCGAACGGCGGCGGCACCGCGTACATCGTCTCCGTGGGCGACTACAGCGGCTCGCTGGACGCCGCCAAGCTGGAGGAGGGCCTGACCATCATCTCCGAGCAGGTGGGCCCCACCATGCTCGTCGTGCCGGACGCGGTGAACCTGCCCACGTCCTCCGACTACGGGAAGATCGCCACCGCCATGCTCAACCAGTGCGGCACGCTCAAGGACCGCGTCGCGGTGCTGGACGTGTACGGCGGCGGCACCGTCACCCAGGCCACCCTGGAGACCGTGGAGACGGACTTCCGCACCCTGGTGGGCAGCAAGAACCTCAACTACGGCATGGCCTACCTGCCCTTCCTGCACACCACGGTGCAGGAGGTGAGCGACTTCGACTACACCAACATCGAGACGACGCAGCAGCTCCAGGACATCCTCAAGCTGGAGAGCGCCAACCTCTACGCGACCAACACCGCGCGCAAGAGCGCCGTGGACGCGGACATCATGAAGATTGGCACGCTCACCGACCCGGCGGAAATCCAGGCGCTCAACCAGAACCTGACCGCCGCGCTGCCGCTGCTGACGGACATGCTGCGCATCATCTCCCGCAAGGACGACGTGCTGCCCGCCAGCGGCGCCATGGCGGGCGTCTACACGTGGAACGACTCCAACCGGGGCGTGTGGAACGCGCCGGCCAACGTCAGCCTCGCCAGCGTCACCAGCACCACGCTCAAGCTCAACAACACGCAGCAGGAGAACCTCAACGTCCCGGTGGACGGCAAGGCCATCAACGCCCTGCGCGAATTCGTGGGCCGGGGCACCGTGGTCTGGGGCGCGCGCACGCTCGACGGCAACAGCAACGACTGGCGCTACATCCAGGTGCGCCGCACGCTCGTCTACGTGGAGCAGTCCATCAAGAGCGCGCTGGACCGCTTCGTGTTCGCCGCCAACGACGGCAACACCTGGGCGTCCGTGGTCTCCATGGTGTCCAGCTTCCTCCAGGGGCTGTGGTCCCAGGGGGGCCTGCTGGGCGCCACCGCGTCGGACGCGTTCAGCGTGGAGTGCGGCCTGGGCAGCACCATGACGGCCCAGGACGTGCTGGAGGGCTACATGGTCGTGCAGGTCACCCTGCAGATGATCCGCCCGGCCGAATTCATCGAGCTGACCTTCAAGCAGAAGATGGAAGGCGCCAGCGCCTGA
- a CDS encoding phage tail protein: MAGEVQNDIWPLPKFYFSVQLGDDTSVSFQEVDGLETETQVIEYRHGNSPSFYPIKMPGLGKVGNVRLRKGIFVNDARFWDWYNEIKMNTIARRTVIISLLDEQGAPKMTWTLNNAWPTKLSGTDLKSEGNEVAVETLEVAFETLVVAAP, translated from the coding sequence ATGGCAGGAGAAGTCCAGAACGACATCTGGCCGTTGCCGAAATTCTATTTCTCCGTCCAACTGGGAGACGACACGTCCGTCAGCTTCCAGGAGGTCGACGGGCTGGAGACCGAAACGCAGGTCATCGAATACCGCCACGGCAACAGCCCCAGCTTCTATCCCATCAAGATGCCCGGCCTGGGGAAGGTGGGCAACGTGCGGCTGCGCAAGGGCATCTTCGTCAACGATGCGCGCTTCTGGGATTGGTACAACGAAATCAAGATGAACACCATCGCCCGGCGCACGGTCATCATCAGCCTGCTGGACGAGCAGGGCGCGCCGAAGATGACGTGGACGCTGAACAACGCGTGGCCCACGAAGCTGTCCGGCACGGACCTGAAGTCCGAGGGCAACGAGGTCGCGGTGGAGACGCTCGAGGTCGCCTTCGAGACGCTGGTCGTCGCCGCGCCGTAA
- a CDS encoding phage tail protein, translated as MSEPYYPPPAFYFSVSLLGSATLLAAASDLDASFQEVSGIEAHWETEDVAEGGENRFTHKLPKPAKYSNLVLKRGVVTRDSFLAEWFGQSVGSGLSLPLLPQNILVLLLNEEGLPLVAWGFVNAWPLKWEVSPMRSQENRILTESLELSYNYFERVNLGSPASVAVKLAQLTARLT; from the coding sequence ATGTCCGAACCGTACTATCCGCCTCCGGCGTTCTACTTCAGCGTGTCCCTGCTCGGCTCCGCGACGCTGCTCGCGGCGGCGAGCGACCTGGACGCCTCCTTCCAGGAGGTCTCCGGCATCGAGGCGCACTGGGAGACGGAGGACGTCGCCGAGGGGGGAGAGAACCGCTTCACCCACAAGCTGCCCAAGCCCGCGAAGTACTCCAACCTGGTGCTCAAGCGGGGCGTGGTGACGCGGGACTCGTTCCTGGCGGAGTGGTTCGGCCAGAGCGTGGGCTCGGGGCTGTCGCTGCCGTTGTTGCCACAGAACATCCTCGTCCTGCTGCTCAACGAGGAGGGGCTGCCGCTGGTGGCCTGGGGCTTCGTCAACGCCTGGCCCCTGAAGTGGGAGGTGTCCCCCATGCGCTCGCAGGAGAACCGCATCCTCACCGAGTCGCTGGAGCTGTCCTACAACTACTTCGAGCGCGTGAACCTGGGCAGCCCGGCCTCCGTGGCCGTGAAGCTGGCCCAGCTCACCGCCCGGCTGACGTGA
- a CDS encoding DUF5908 family protein, translating to MPLEVNEIGIQLRVRDGADASSSDKPSTPVGDCGCSDEKKERQAMVEECLRRVLQVLRARQER from the coding sequence ATGCCCCTGGAGGTGAACGAGATTGGCATCCAGCTGCGCGTGCGCGACGGCGCGGACGCGTCCTCGTCCGACAAGCCGAGCACGCCCGTGGGTGACTGCGGCTGCTCCGACGAGAAGAAGGAGCGCCAGGCGATGGTGGAGGAGTGCCTGCGCCGCGTCCTCCAGGTCCTCAGGGCCCGACAGGAGCGCTAG